The following proteins are encoded in a genomic region of Bosea beijingensis:
- a CDS encoding acyl-CoA carboxylase subunit beta: MPVIESRIGAGAEQQQKRTAYEALIQTLRERHARVLAGGGEKLRARHRERGKIPVRERIDLLVDPLSPFLELSPLAAWELYGNEVPGAGIVTGIGVVHGTPCMIIANDATVKGGSFFHETVKKHLRAQEIAFENRLPCIYLVDCGGAFLPEQDRVFPDRDHFGGAFLQQCRMSAAGLPQISAVFGGCTAGGAYIPALSDEVVMVRGTGRIHLGGPPIVKAAINEIVDGETLGGAEMHTQVSGVSDYLAEDEFEAIAKLRDIVGALNWPVPPRAPARATTAPLYNPAEIEAIVGTDLKQPFDVREVIARMVDGSVFDAFKPDFGATLVTGFAHIHGQPVGIIANNGVLFSDSALKGAHFIELCDQRRIPLLFLQNITGFMVGTEAERGGIAKHSAKLVYAVSNARVPRYTIIIGGSYGAGNYGMCGRGFQPRFLFAWPNARIATMSPDVAATVVTELRRSSLTRGNANDADIEKLDRETRRQFEEQSTPYYATARLWDDGIIEPAQTRDVLGLCLSLAAREIDLPGHRPVYRM; encoded by the coding sequence ATGCCGGTCATCGAAAGCAGGATCGGCGCGGGAGCCGAGCAGCAGCAGAAGCGGACCGCCTACGAGGCGCTGATCCAGACCTTGCGCGAGCGCCATGCGCGCGTGCTCGCCGGCGGCGGCGAGAAGCTCAGGGCGCGGCATCGCGAGCGCGGCAAGATCCCTGTGCGCGAGCGCATCGACCTCCTGGTCGACCCGCTTTCGCCCTTCCTCGAACTCTCGCCGCTCGCGGCCTGGGAGCTCTACGGCAACGAGGTGCCGGGCGCCGGCATCGTCACCGGCATCGGTGTCGTCCACGGCACGCCCTGCATGATCATCGCCAATGACGCGACGGTGAAAGGCGGCTCCTTCTTCCACGAGACGGTCAAGAAGCACCTGCGCGCGCAGGAGATCGCCTTCGAGAATCGCCTGCCGTGTATCTATCTCGTCGATTGCGGCGGCGCCTTCCTGCCGGAACAGGACCGTGTCTTCCCCGATCGCGACCATTTCGGCGGGGCCTTCCTGCAGCAATGCCGGATGTCGGCGGCTGGCCTGCCGCAAATCTCTGCCGTGTTCGGCGGCTGCACGGCCGGCGGGGCCTATATCCCGGCGCTATCCGACGAGGTCGTGATGGTGCGCGGCACCGGCCGCATCCATCTTGGCGGGCCGCCGATCGTCAAGGCCGCGATCAACGAGATTGTCGATGGGGAGACCCTGGGCGGCGCCGAGATGCATACGCAGGTCTCGGGCGTCAGCGACTATCTCGCCGAAGACGAATTCGAGGCGATCGCCAAGCTCCGCGACATCGTCGGCGCGCTCAACTGGCCAGTGCCGCCGCGTGCTCCTGCCCGCGCAACCACGGCACCGCTCTACAACCCCGCCGAGATCGAGGCGATCGTCGGCACCGACCTGAAGCAGCCCTTCGACGTGCGCGAGGTCATCGCCCGCATGGTCGACGGCAGCGTCTTCGATGCCTTCAAGCCGGATTTCGGCGCGACGCTGGTCACCGGCTTCGCGCATATCCACGGCCAGCCGGTCGGCATCATCGCCAATAACGGCGTGCTATTCTCCGACAGTGCGCTGAAGGGCGCGCATTTCATCGAGCTCTGCGACCAGCGCCGGATTCCGCTGCTGTTCCTGCAGAACATCACCGGCTTCATGGTCGGCACCGAGGCGGAGCGCGGCGGCATCGCCAAGCATTCGGCCAAGCTGGTCTATGCCGTCTCGAACGCGCGCGTGCCGCGCTACACCATCATCATCGGCGGCTCTTATGGCGCCGGCAATTACGGCATGTGCGGCCGCGGCTTCCAGCCGCGCTTCCTGTTCGCCTGGCCGAACGCGCGCATCGCGACGATGTCGCCCGATGTCGCAGCGACTGTAGTGACCGAACTCAGGCGATCGAGCCTGACGCGCGGCAACGCGAATGACGCGGATATCGAAAAGCTTGACCGCGAGACGCGCCGCCAGTTCGAAGAGCAGAGCACCCCCTATTACGCGACGGCCCGGCTCTGGGACGATGGCATCATCGAGCCGGCCCAGACCCGGGACGTGCTGGGTCTCTGCCTCTCACTTGCCGCCCGCGAGATCGACCTGCCCGGACATCGCCCCGTCTACAGGATGTGA